A segment of the Methanomassiliicoccaceae archaeon DOK genome:
GGAAGACCAACCAGCCTTACATGTACGGCTTGGAGCACATGGCCCTAAGCCGCTTGGGAGGGCGTGTCTCATTCTGCAGGCGCACGTACGATGGTGTCTGCAGGGAGATAACCGGCATGCCGCCCAGAGAGGCCTTCGGGCTCAGGAACATGGCCTCGCTGATCCTGTTGCAGAGGACGATGGTCCTTCCGGACATCCGTGAGCATGTGCCGCTGCTCAGAACGGTGGTCGAAGATGCGGACGTCTTCCGCGAAGCATCCAAAAAGGGCTCTAATCCGATCAAGCGGATGATCTCCAGGAAGTCCTCCGAGTACACAGACCATCTCTCCGAGCCGTACCGTCTGGCCTTGGATGAGGTGGAGGGGGCCATCTCCGGTGTCGGCTCCGAAGAGCTGGACCGTCTCGCGTCTCTTCAACGTGACGACGGCACCGCCGCATTCGTGGGCAGGCTGTCCGCAGCCGTGAAAGCCGGTGCCGAGGTGGCGTATCTCCGCGCTACCAAGGCAGGTCAGTCCGAGATATCGGAAAAGGAGTCGGAGATGAGGGCGGACATCGACGCGTACGTGTCCATGTACATGTCAGGAGACGCCTCTGTCGTCAACGATCCGCCGATTTACATCGGCTGAGAGCCGATTGGGGTTTGAGGCCGGGTGTCCCCGGCCACGGGATCACTCGGATGCCCTGGATTTCATCTCGCTGTCGAGGTGGTAGAGGCCGAATCCGCCTTCCTTGGCGAAGAGCTGGTATTTGTCCACCAGTCCCTTGGCGTTCTTCTCCTCCTCGCACTGCTCGGCGATGAACCATTCCATGAACTGCATCGTGCGGTAGTCCTTCGCCTCGATGGCAGCGGCGTAGATCGCATGGATCAGTGATGTCACGTACTGCTCATGCTCGTAGGCGACCTTGAGGGGGTCGTCCAGCTCGGAGTAGGTCTTGTCAGGTTTGGCGATGGCCTCCAGGACGACCTTCTGGTCGTTGTCGTGGAGGTAGCGGTAGATCCTCATCCCGTGCTCCATCTCCTCGGCGGCCTGCACCTCGAACCAGTGGGCGAAGCCGTCCAGGTTCCTGTCGGTGTAGAAGTTGGCCATGTCGAGGTAGAGGTACGCCGAGTACATCTCCTTGTTGATCTGGTCGTTAAGAAGCTCATATACTTTCTTGTCCATGTTCTTCACTTCTCCTCCGACGACTGTATTCCGAGGGGTGGATGGGCAGCGACCGATAAACGGGTGTCGGTCGTCCGGCACATGCCGGACGGCTATGGATCACCTCTTGTTCAGCTCATCTGCGACCTCTTCCAGGTCGGCGGGGATGATGGGCTTTCCCTCGGCCTTCCTCTTCATATGTCCGCCCGGGCCGCCGCGGTCGATCCTCGCCTTCTCGAGGCATTCGGGGTCGTCGCAGACGAACGCGGCGTAGACGATGTTCTTGCAGGGTTTGCCGCAGTACTCGCAGACGTAGTCTTCCAGGTTCAGTACCATGCGTCCGTAATCTCGGAATGGGGATTAAAATTAGTCGGAGCTGGATCGTCCAGTCCGAATGGGCTGTCCGAAGGGCGGGACCGTCGCACGGCTCCCGCCCTCGGTACACATCAGTTTATGTCCATCGAGAACTGGATTGCGGGAGCGGAGTGGGTGAGGCATCCCATCGAGACGATGTCGGCCTTTCCGATGTACTCGGGGATCCTCTCGATGGTCATGTCGCCGGAGGCCTCGACCAGGATGCGGTCGTTGACCTTCCTCACGGCGTCGCGGATCTCCCCGGTGAGCTCGGGGCCGACGTTGTCTGCCATGATTATGTCCGCGCCCATCTCGGCGGCGGTCACGGCGTCTGCGACGTTGTCCACCTCGACCTCGACCTTGAGCGAGAAGGACGCTTTGGCGACCTTCTCCATCGCCGTCTTGACGGATCCGCAGGCGCGAATGTGGTTGTCCTTCACGAGGATCATGGAGTCCAGGTCGGCCCTGTGGGGGTCCCCTCCGGCGACCGCCACCGCCTTCTTCTGGAGCGGTCCGAATCCGGGCACGGTCTTGCGGGTGGCCGCGACGATCAGCTTCCCGTCGGCGGCCTCGACCGCACGGGCGGTGAGCGTGGCGACGCCGCTCATCGTCATGAGTATGTTGAGGGCGGTCCTCTCGGCGGTGATCATGCCGGCCAGCGGTCCGGATACGGACATGATGCGGGAACCCGCTTTGACGCGGTCCCCGTCCCTGTACATGGATGTCGCGTCCGCGCCGACGATGGCGAAGACCTCCTCGGCCTCCTCGATCCCGGCGACGACTGCATCTGCCTCGCAGGTGATGTATGCGGTGCCATCGGTGTCCGGGACGGTCAGGCGTGTGGTGACGTCGCCCTTCCCGACATCGGCTTTGAGAAACGCTCCCAGGTCCATGTTCACACGTCCAGCTCGAACTCCTCGCCGGTCTGGGGGAGGATGACGTTGTAGTCGCTGAGGTCGTCGAGGAACGCCTCCCTGTTCTCGGAGTGCATGATGATGACGTTGTCGGGGTCGCATCCCTTGACGAAGTCGACGATCTGGCTGTGGTCGGCGTGGGCGGAGAAGTCGTACTTCTGGAGCTCGCACTCGATCTTGACGATCTCGCCGTCGATGCTGACGCAGCCCTGCTCCATGAGCATCCTGCCGTTGGTGTCCTCCGCCTGGTATCCGACCAGGAGGATGGCGCTCTTGGGGTCGTTCCTGAGCTGGTTGAGGTACCTGAGGACCGGTCCTCCGTCGAGCATTCCGCCGGTGGTGACGATGATCTGTCCCTTGATCGCGGCGTCTCTGTTGGCGGGCCTCCTGACCTCGTGGAATCTCTTCTTGGCGTTCCTAAGCTGCCTGGCGTCCCTGAGGTACTCAGGGTAGTCCAGGAACAGGCGGGTCACGGCCCTTCCCATTCCATCGACCCACATCTCGTAGCCGAGGTCCTTCAGCAGGAGCATGATCTCCTGGGTCCTTCCGACTGCGAAGCAGGGGATCAGGACGGTCCCGCCACGGTCGATGACCTCGTCGATCTTCGCGATGAAGTCCTCCTCGGTCTGCTTTCTCGGAGGGTGGTTGCGTCCACCGTAGGTTCCCTCGATGAAGAGGTTGGTGCAGTCCCTGGGCTTGGCTCCGCCGACGAGCCTCTGGGTCTCGGTGTGGATGTCTCCGGAGTAGATGGTGGTGCTGTCGCGGCTGAACTCGAACATCGCGGCACCGGGGATGTGTCCGGCGTCGAGCATGCTGACGTCCACGTGGTTGATCGTTATGTCGTCCCCGTAGGTCATGGGGACCACGCTCTGCATCGTCTTCTCGATGTCGTCCATCGAGTAGGGCTGGACGTAGTCCTCCGCCTTGGCGATCTTGAGCGTGTCTTTCATCATGAGCTCGGAGATCTCAGCGGTGAGCGGGGTGGTGAACAGGTCGCACCTGTCCCTTCCGACGACCTGGGGCACCATGCCGCAGTGGTCGAGGTGGGAGTGGGTTAGGAACATGTAGTCGATCTTCGGTGCAGGGATGGGGAACTCCGGGGGTTTAGTGGGGCTAAGTCCGTACTCCACCAGGACGGTCATGCGTCCCCCTCCATCGTCATTCCCATGCGGCCGACCATGTCAGCGCCGCCGAGGAACTTGAATCTCATTTTCATTCGTCTCATCTCCTTTTCGTAATGCCTCCGAGGAGGGCTTTGTGAAAGGGGGCGAACCCCCCTTGACTGTGATTGATGATACAGGATGCGCATCCCGTATTATAAGGATGTAAAAAGGGTAGCGGGAATCCATATATCAACTTTGGGGGAGAACCTTCAGTAATGGACACTGTCAGTTCAACATAGCCAGACATCCCTAAACGGGGGTTCAACGGACGAACGCGTTCCGATATGGATGAACGTTTAATCCAGGGTCATGTGCGGATGCGAATGAGCCAGACGTTCCAGTTTCACGCACTCGCGCGTGATAACCGTTAAATGTGCCATCAGCCTTATAGCGGGGCATGGGAGCGCTCGATAAGAGGATATTCAGCGGCGTGGCTATAGTGTCCGCGTTGCTCTTCGTCGTGGCGGCGGTGATGCTCCTCGCCAACGGTGGCGAGGTGGTCGACGACGCCAACGACATCGCACTATACATCGTGACCGTGGCCGGGATCATGGCCGTCGTTTATGCCGTGGCCCTGATGATGGACCGTTCCAGCTTCGTCAGGACCATGAGCGGTGTGCTCACGGCGATAGCAGGCATAATGTTCCTGGCCGTTCCGTTCGTCGGCGAGAGCACAGGCATGCTTCTCGCGGCGGCGTCCATCGTCGCCGCCATAGCGATCGTCGCCGACATGCTCGCCCTCTGGGTGTCGCGCATATACGGTGCCATGTACGTGGCCGCCGTCCTCGCCGCGGTCGATCTCGCGATGGGCGTACTCTACTTCGCCGGCAGCCCCCAGATCACTTATCACGCAATCACGTTCATAGCGTTCGGAGTCTGGCTCGCCCTCTCCGCATACGTCACAGGCTTCGTGAAGGTCGAGTCCGCGGTCAAGACCAGGGAAGTCAAGGAGGACAAGCAGTCCAACAAGGCCAGCAAACCCCAGGCTAAGAACACGAAGGCCACGAAGAAGGCCAAGAAGCCCGAGAAGAGGCCCGAGGAGAAGCCGAAGACGGCGGAAGTCCCCAAGGACGAGGCCAAGGAGGCTCCGAAGGAGGAGCCCAAGGCCGCGGAACCCAAGAGGGAGGAGGCCCCCAAGGAGGAGCCCAAGTCCGAGCCGGCAGCCGAGGAGAAACCCAAACAGAGGCCCGCACCCAGGCCGGTAACTCTTCCGAACAGGCAGAAGCCCGAGGAGAAGCCGAAGACGGCGGAAGTCCCCAAGGACGAGGCCAAGGAGGCTCCGAAGGAGGAGCCCAAGGCCGCGGAACCCAAGAGGGAGGAGGCCCCCAAGGAGGAGCCGAAGTCCGAGCCCGTCGGAGAGAAGAAGGCCGCCGAGAGCGCTGACGGCCAGAAGCCCCCTGCGAAGTCCATGAACGACTTCATGAAGAAGCTCATGTCCTCGGAGAACGCCAACAGGGTCAAACACGACGCTCCGAGAGAGGTTCCCAAGGAGGAGCCCAAGGCCGCGGAACCCAAGAGGGAGGAGGCCCCCAAGGAGGAGCCGAAGTCCGAGCCCGTCATCGAGCAGACCGCTGTCCGCGAGGTCTCGGAGCCTGTCGTCGAGGAGCAGCCCGTCATCGTCGAGGAGCAGCTCGAGGATGTCGCTGTCGAGGAGCCCATCGTTGAAACAATCGAGGAGCCGGAGGGGGCCCCCATCGAGGATACCCCAGAGCCAGAGGAACACGAGTCTGAGGAGTCTGCAGTGGAGGCCGTCGTAGCCGAGCCGATCCAGGACGTTGTCATGGACGAGGCCTCCGAGGAGCCCGAAGCCGTCCCCGAGGATTCCGTCCCGGAGCCCGTCGTCATCGAGCAGGAGCCCGAGGAAATCACAACGGAGGAGCCTGCCGAGTCCCAGCCCGACTGGTCCATGGTGAGCCATGACGCATCACAGGTGGACGAGCCTGTCGAGGACATGGCTGACGACGTATCCGACGAACAGGAGGCAGTCGAGGAGACCGTCCCCGAGGAACCGGTCGTCCAGGAGGAGTCCGAGCCCGTCATCGACGAGCCAGAGGCCGCGTATCCGGACGATGCCGAAGAGGCAGCAGAGGATGCACCGATCCAGGAGGCCGTCGTAGCCGAGGCCGTCATTGAGCAGGAGATTCAGCCCGAGGCCGAGGTCATTGCCGAGGAGCCAATCACCGAAGCCATTGACGAGTCCGAGGAAGCTCCAGTCGAGGAGCAGGCAGGCGAACCGGTCGATGCTTCCACAGCAGACGAGGCCTCCGAGGAGCCCGAAGCCGTCCCCGAGGAGCCTGCCGAGTCCCAGCCCGACTGGTCCATGGTGAGCCATGACGCATCGCAGGTGGACGAGCCCGCCGAGGAGCCAATCACCGAAGCCATCGACGAGCCCGAGGAAGCTCCAGTCGAGGAGCCTGTCATGCAGGAGTCCGAGATGCCTTCCGAGAATGTCGCAGAGGCGCCCGAGCAGATCGTCGAGCCCGAGGCCCCGCAGCAGAGTTCCGAGCAGATCCAGTCATCCGGAGAGATGGACGTCGAGTCCGGGGCTGTCACGGAATCAGGAGAGGAGGTCCTCGGCGAGGACCTGTACACGGACTACTCGCCCGAGGCGGTCGTCCGCAGAGCGGCATGGAACAAGGGCCTGAGATGCAGGCGCGGATACGGACCTTACAACATCCCGGTCGCCTTCGTGAAGGGCAAGGTCGCCGTATTCGTCGACGACGGGGACGCCGACACATCCATCGACTCCAAGCTGAGGGAAGAGGGATGGACGGTCCTCAGGTACGATTCGTCCACGATCACCGACGGAAAGGCCCAGGGGGAGGAGATCGCCGCGGCGGTCAAGTCCAACCTGCGCAGCGCCAAGGCCGCTTCCAAGAAGAAGTCCAGGAAGTGACGTCAAACGACGGGGGCATCCCCCGTCTTCCCCCTTATATTTTAGTCGCACACGGACGTGCGCTATCTCTTTATAGGGACATTCAATCCACCCGCTAGAGGCTGATAAAATGTTTTGTCCATCATGCGGATCGATGATGTTCCCGAAGGAGGGGAAGTACGTCTGCAACTCCTGCGGTGCCACCAAGGACATCGGGGAGAAGGCCGAAGTCATCGTGACGGATTCAAAGGACAGGATGATGAGGGTCATCGAGGATGACGTCGCCACCCTTCCCAAGACGCGTATCCTTTGTCCGGAGTGCGGACACACAGAGGCATTCTTCGTCATCAGGCAGACGCGTGCCGCGGATGAGCCTGAGACCAGGATCTACCGTTGCTGCAAGTGCAACCACTCCTGGAGGGAGTACTGATGTTCAGTGCGGACCTCAAGTCCGACACCCTGAAGGGTCTGGTGAACATCATATCCACGCTCATCGACGAAGTCAAGTTCACAATCACGCCAGAGGGGATGACCCTCAAGGCTGTCGACGCCGCCCATGTCGCGATGATCGAGATGGAGGTAGAGAAGTGCGCGTTCGACAAGTACGAGGCAGAGGACTGCGAGATAGGCCTCGACCTCGACAAGGTCAAGGACGTTCTGAAGCTCGCCGCATCCGGCGACGTCATCGGAATGGAGCAGGACGACACCCACGGCAGGCTCGTGTTCAAGGTCGGCAACATCACCAGGCGCATGAACCTGGTCGACACGACAACAATGAGCGACCCCAAGGTCCCCCAGCTGTCCCTCACCGCCAAGATCAGCCTGCCGGTGGACGAGCTCCAGAAGGGCATCCGTGCGGCGGACAAGATCTCGGACCACATCACGCTCAAGGCCGGCCCCGGGTACTTCGACATGTTCTGCGAGGGGG
Coding sequences within it:
- a CDS encoding transcription factor S, with amino-acid sequence MFCPSCGSMMFPKEGKYVCNSCGATKDIGEKAEVIVTDSKDRMMRVIEDDVATLPKTRILCPECGHTEAFFVIRQTRAADEPETRIYRCCKCNHSWREY
- a CDS encoding DNA polymerase sliding clamp; the protein is MFSADLKSDTLKGLVNIISTLIDEVKFTITPEGMTLKAVDAAHVAMIEMEVEKCAFDKYEAEDCEIGLDLDKVKDVLKLAASGDVIGMEQDDTHGRLVFKVGNITRRMNLVDTTTMSDPKVPQLSLTAKISLPVDELQKGIRAADKISDHITLKAGPGYFDMFCEGDTDSVSLHLDGASVEVDSDSEVCSMFPLDYFSNIIKAIPAGTTVMVELDNDYPVKLVFSLADGNARVNYLLAPRIESE
- the nadC gene encoding carboxylating nicotinate-nucleotide diphosphorylase, translated to MNMDLGAFLKADVGKGDVTTRLTVPDTDGTAYITCEADAVVAGIEEAEEVFAIVGADATSMYRDGDRVKAGSRIMSVSGPLAGMITAERTALNILMTMSGVATLTARAVEAADGKLIVAATRKTVPGFGPLQKKAVAVAGGDPHRADLDSMILVKDNHIRACGSVKTAMEKVAKASFSLKVEVEVDNVADAVTAAEMGADIIMADNVGPELTGEIRDAVRKVNDRILVEASGDMTIERIPEYIGKADIVSMGCLTHSAPAIQFSMDIN
- a CDS encoding ferritin; this encodes MDKKVYELLNDQINKEMYSAYLYLDMANFYTDRNLDGFAHWFEVQAAEEMEHGMRIYRYLHDNDQKVVLEAIAKPDKTYSELDDPLKVAYEHEQYVTSLIHAIYAAAIEAKDYRTMQFMEWFIAEQCEEEKNAKGLVDKYQLFAKEGGFGLYHLDSEMKSRASE